A part of Pseudomonadota bacterium genomic DNA contains:
- a CDS encoding glutathione S-transferase N-terminal domain-containing protein, with product MIELFTAGTPNGRKISVMLEETGLAYTVRELRLGELEQKQPEYLAINPNGRIPTIVDHDENDFVVFESGAILIYLAEKSGMLMPQGKKAESVVMQWLMFQMGGIGPMMGQANVFYRYASEKIDYAIRRYQAECRRLFEVLDHRLSAAEYLAGDYSIADVATYPWVSTNDWSGVSIEGLNHLRTWLEKVGSRPAVIRGMAIPTPPRQPEGEKKEEFIRQAQKMLVS from the coding sequence ATGATAGAGCTTTTTACCGCGGGAACGCCAAACGGGCGGAAAATCTCGGTGATGCTCGAAGAGACCGGCCTGGCATATACGGTCAGGGAATTGCGCCTGGGCGAGCTGGAGCAAAAACAACCGGAATACCTGGCAATCAACCCGAATGGCCGTATTCCAACCATAGTCGATCATGACGAAAACGATTTCGTGGTTTTCGAATCCGGAGCCATCCTGATCTACCTGGCGGAGAAATCCGGAATGCTGATGCCACAGGGCAAAAAGGCGGAATCCGTCGTCATGCAGTGGCTGATGTTTCAGATGGGCGGCATCGGACCCATGATGGGACAGGCCAATGTCTTTTATCGATATGCAAGCGAAAAAATCGACTATGCGATTCGCCGGTACCAGGCAGAGTGCAGGCGGCTGTTCGAGGTTTTGGACCATCGGCTGTCGGCAGCGGAGTACCTGGCCGGCGACTACTCGATAGCCGACGTCGCCACCTACCCCTGGGTCTCCACAAATGACTGGTCAGGCGTCAGCATAGAAGGCCTCAATCATTTGCGGACCTGGCTCGAAAAAGTCGGCTCCCGCCCGGCGGTCATCCGCGGGATGGCCATACCAACGCCACCGAGACAACCCGAGGGTGAAAAGAAAGAGGAATTTATCCGCCAAGCACAAAAAATGCTGGTTAGTTAA
- a CDS encoding DUF2007 domain-containing protein, whose product MKKVYTANSPVELAHAQNILDGYSIASQKRNELFAVRGEIPFIECYPELWVVNDLDESRAQQILVQEMNREPSGKTWQCANCGEVCEDQFSNCWSCGSACP is encoded by the coding sequence ATGAAAAAGGTTTACACCGCGAACTCGCCAGTCGAGCTGGCGCACGCGCAAAACATACTGGATGGCTACAGTATCGCCAGCCAGAAACGCAACGAGTTGTTCGCGGTTCGCGGGGAGATTCCGTTTATCGAGTGCTACCCGGAGCTTTGGGTGGTCAACGATCTTGATGAATCCCGCGCCCAGCAGATCCTCGTACAGGAAATGAATCGCGAGCCCAGCGGCAAGACCTGGCAATGCGCGAACTGCGGCGAGGTCTGTGAAGACCAGTTTAGCAATTGCTGGAGTTGTGGATCGGCATGTCCATAG
- a CDS encoding DUF4870 domain-containing protein, which produces MNEVSSSAMSSDERMWGMLCHLSALTGFFSGIGFILGPLIVWLLKKDQYSFVDEQGKEALNFQITMFIAAVACMLLMLILIGILMFWILGAVNLVMIIIAVINANSGVHYEYPFSLRLIK; this is translated from the coding sequence ATGAACGAGGTGAGCAGTAGCGCGATGAGTTCAGACGAGCGGATGTGGGGCATGCTTTGCCATTTGAGCGCGTTGACAGGGTTCTTTTCCGGCATCGGCTTTATTCTCGGCCCTCTGATTGTCTGGCTGCTAAAAAAGGATCAATACAGCTTTGTCGATGAACAGGGTAAAGAAGCACTGAACTTCCAGATCACCATGTTTATCGCGGCCGTGGCCTGCATGCTTCTGATGCTGATTCTAATCGGTATTTTGATGTTCTGGATACTGGGAGCCGTCAACCTGGTGATGATCATTATCGCCGTCATTAACGCCAATAGTGGCGTTCACTACGAGTATCCGTTCTCTTTGCGGCTGATCAAGTGA
- a CDS encoding nitroreductase family protein, whose translation MKDASFLPLSTYREYPPEEMLARAKEFADDLQRRRTVRDFSDRPLPPGVIEHCLQAALSAPSGANMQPWHFVVVRDPEIKRRIRVAAELEEKEFYAHRASAEWLEALQPLGTDEHKPFLEAAPCLVAVFVQKFGLLPDGRKFKHYYPTESVGLATGMLIAALHRAGLASLTHTPSPMKFLNTILGRPKHERPFLLIVAGYPSDDAQVPDIRRRELADSVSNF comes from the coding sequence ATGAAAGATGCCAGTTTCCTGCCGCTCAGCACCTACCGAGAGTATCCGCCGGAGGAGATGCTGGCACGGGCAAAGGAATTTGCCGATGATTTGCAGCGCCGGCGCACCGTTCGTGATTTTTCCGACCGGCCACTGCCGCCAGGCGTGATCGAGCATTGCCTGCAGGCGGCGCTCAGCGCACCCAGCGGCGCCAATATGCAACCCTGGCATTTCGTGGTGGTGCGGGACCCTGAGATCAAGCGCCGTATTCGGGTTGCGGCAGAGCTCGAGGAAAAAGAATTCTATGCACACCGGGCATCGGCCGAGTGGTTGGAGGCGTTGCAGCCATTGGGTACCGATGAGCATAAGCCCTTCCTTGAAGCCGCGCCCTGCCTGGTCGCTGTTTTTGTGCAGAAATTCGGCTTGTTGCCCGATGGACGGAAATTCAAACATTACTATCCGACCGAGTCAGTCGGCCTGGCGACCGGGATGCTGATCGCTGCACTGCACCGCGCAGGTCTGGCCTCGCTAACGCACACGCCGAGCCCGATGAAGTTTCTCAACACGATCCTGGGGCGCCCAAAGCACGAGAGGCCTTTCTTGCTGATCGTTGCCGGTTACCCCAGCGACGATGCGCAGGTCCCGGATATCCGGCGGCGCGAATTGGCGGACAGTGTCAGCAATTTTTGA
- a CDS encoding SLC13 family permease — MKRQTPPIAAICQIRAVFQAGIRQRTHWQVCAGRDIRSYEPGPVPGVFSRPECRTALRGAGWQKAKEYHLPQLPDAHGIAALALTLLALFLFTRDRIPLETSSLMVLAALVFGAWVFPYQSSDGMVTPADFFSAFGNESLITICALMVAAKGLETTGALQPLVRLASSGWSKHPQFSMLMTLLVVGVLSGFLNNTPIVIMLLPVLVSIALRSGSSATGMLMPMGFAATIGGMATTIGTSTNLLVVGIARDMGLPQIGMFDFALPVAIVGGVGILFLWLVGPYLLPKRSSALADITPRVFNALLHVDTGSAAAGKTLSEVLAMTNNRMRVERIQRGENLSVTRLPSATITAGDRLFVRDTPERLKEFEHVLGARLYNVTDLQHPVSEQFPLSAGDQQLAEVVVTRGSPLHHRSLRHMRFATRYRLLPLAIHRAGLNVDHASGELADFVLSSGDVLLVQGSSDNVNELRNSGEMLVLDGTTDLPRKARSNRALFIMAGIVGAAATGLLSISVSSVAGVALMIVTGCLRWSDVGQSLSAQIILVIVASLGLGLALTVTGAADYLAQLFVFSTRGLPVAGVLSALILAMALVTNVVTNNAAAVIGAPISISIATQLGAPVEPFLLAVIFGANMSFATPMGYTTNLLIMSAGGYRFADFLRLGVPLTFVMWVGFSLVLMVLYQL, encoded by the coding sequence ATGAAACGGCAAACCCCTCCGATCGCCGCTATTTGCCAGATACGGGCGGTGTTTCAGGCTGGAATTCGGCAGCGTACCCATTGGCAAGTTTGCGCCGGGCGTGATATACGGTCATACGAGCCCGGACCTGTTCCGGGTGTTTTTTCCCGCCCGGAGTGCCGCACAGCTTTGCGCGGGGCCGGCTGGCAGAAAGCCAAGGAGTATCATTTGCCGCAATTGCCTGACGCACATGGTATCGCCGCCCTGGCGCTGACTCTGCTGGCGCTTTTCCTGTTTACCCGGGACCGTATCCCGCTGGAAACATCCAGCCTGATGGTCCTGGCGGCGTTGGTTTTCGGTGCCTGGGTTTTTCCTTATCAAAGCAGCGATGGCATGGTCACGCCGGCCGATTTTTTTTCGGCATTTGGCAACGAGTCCTTGATCACAATCTGCGCGCTGATGGTGGCGGCCAAAGGTCTGGAGACGACAGGGGCTTTGCAGCCCCTGGTGCGACTTGCGTCATCGGGGTGGTCCAAGCACCCGCAGTTCTCCATGCTGATGACGTTGCTGGTCGTTGGTGTACTCAGTGGTTTCCTGAACAACACACCGATAGTCATTATGTTGTTACCCGTGCTGGTCAGCATAGCGCTGCGCAGCGGGTCGTCCGCCACCGGCATGCTGATGCCGATGGGGTTTGCCGCGACTATCGGTGGCATGGCGACGACGATAGGTACTTCGACCAATCTGCTTGTTGTTGGTATTGCCAGGGATATGGGACTCCCGCAGATCGGCATGTTCGATTTTGCCCTGCCGGTCGCCATCGTCGGCGGGGTGGGCATCCTTTTTCTCTGGCTGGTCGGGCCGTATCTTTTGCCGAAGCGAAGCTCCGCGCTAGCGGATATCACGCCACGGGTATTCAATGCGTTACTGCATGTGGATACAGGCAGCGCCGCTGCTGGCAAAACCTTGTCCGAAGTGCTGGCGATGACCAACAACCGGATGCGAGTCGAAAGAATTCAGCGTGGCGAAAATCTGTCGGTTACCCGATTGCCATCCGCAACCATAACCGCGGGCGATCGCCTTTTTGTCAGGGATACGCCTGAGCGGCTGAAAGAGTTTGAACACGTACTCGGCGCGCGATTGTATAACGTGACTGATCTGCAGCATCCGGTCAGCGAACAGTTCCCGCTCAGCGCCGGCGATCAGCAACTGGCCGAGGTCGTGGTAACCCGTGGGTCGCCATTGCATCATCGGTCGCTGCGCCACATGCGGTTCGCGACGCGCTACCGCCTTCTGCCTCTCGCTATACACCGGGCCGGGTTGAATGTGGATCATGCCAGCGGCGAATTGGCAGATTTCGTGCTGAGTTCTGGTGATGTACTGCTGGTCCAGGGCAGCAGCGACAATGTCAACGAATTACGCAACAGCGGCGAGATGCTGGTACTGGATGGCACGACCGATTTGCCTCGCAAGGCCAGGTCAAATCGTGCGCTGTTCATCATGGCCGGGATCGTTGGTGCGGCGGCGACCGGATTGTTGTCGATCTCGGTCAGTAGTGTGGCGGGCGTCGCGCTGATGATTGTTACCGGTTGCCTGCGATGGAGTGATGTGGGTCAGTCGCTCAGTGCCCAGATTATCCTGGTCATCGTCGCTAGCCTGGGATTAGGTCTGGCGCTGACAGTGACCGGAGCCGCCGACTACCTGGCGCAGCTTTTTGTATTTTCAACGCGTGGCTTGCCGGTAGCAGGTGTGCTCAGCGCGCTGATACTGGCGATGGCGCTGGTAACGAATGTGGTCACCAATAATGCGGCGGCGGTAATCGGCGCACCGATTTCCATCAGTATCGCTACTCAACTGGGCGCGCCGGTAGAACCTTTTTTGCTGGCGGTTATTTTCGGCGCCAACATGAGTTTCGCCACACCCATGGGCTACACGACCAACTTGCTGATAATGAGCGCGGGCGGTTACCGCTTTGCGGATTTCCTGCGGCTGGGCGTGCCGTTGACATTTGTCATGTGGGTCGGATTTTCGCTCGTACTGATGGTTCTTTATCAACTTTGA